A window of the Pyrodictium abyssi genome harbors these coding sequences:
- a CDS encoding phosphoadenosine phosphosulfate reductase family protein: MERYPALSGNGEITGYVISSVEFSVVFNPDGSTRGSYLWIDTERAVRIDSFIEKGLLVVDDIKIEYARLVEDIPWPLVYVAWDLDEYVDWIYKQYGEKLEGKTVVVNFSGGKDSTSVLAIMARLWERVRGLKVYAVYSYVPYLEPPRNIDFSVKTAEKLGVEIEVVEADRELMKKRLLEEGLPYRGKRWCTYMKLRPIKQLKKARRPEVTADGDRMTEAFKRFNRLYRMSPQRPRIYDGGRLRPIYIWTILDIVKNVRELGLVHPDYYDGLPRVACLMCPYKALHEFSEKEIDILEDPGLIEDAIKTSYRRYYTGTGIPWEEFRSQHLWRHHPVVAKKLYTAKKILDSMNLEEVGRDTIESVYKSLWTNPLPEADRINPDDAVKVIGQVVAAAYEEAVAKASEAARLVQAERLMEEEAIGCACGSV, from the coding sequence ATGGAGAGGTACCCGGCGCTAAGCGGCAACGGCGAGATAACAGGCTACGTTATATCATCAGTAGAATTCAGCGTGGTCTTCAACCCAGATGGTAGTACACGTGGCAGCTATCTCTGGATAGACACCGAAAGGGCCGTGAGAATAGACTCGTTCATCGAAAAAGGACTCCTAGTGGTAGACGACATTAAGATAGAGTATGCAAGGCTAGTTGAGGACATTCCCTGGCCCCTAGTCTACGTTGCTTGGGACCTCGATGAGTACGTGGACTGGATCTATAAGCAGTACGGCGAGAAGCTAGAGGGCAAAACAGTGGTAGTGAACTTCAGCGGGGGCAAGGACAGTACTTCGGTCCTCGCAATAATGGCCAGGCTCTGGGAGCGTGTACGCGGGCTCAAGGTATACGCGGTATACAGCTACGTGCCCTACCTCGAGCCCCCGAGGAACATAGACTTCTCGGTGAAGACGGCAGAGAAGCTTGGCGTAGAGATAGAGGTCGTAGAGGCTGACCGCGAGCTGATGAAGAAGAGGCTGCTGGAGGAGGGCCTCCCATACCGCGGCAAGCGCTGGTGCACTTACATGAAGTTGAGGCCGATAAAGCAGCTAAAGAAGGCTAGAAGACCGGAGGTAACAGCCGACGGCGACCGCATGACAGAGGCGTTTAAGCGGTTCAACCGCCTCTACAGGATGTCCCCGCAGCGTCCAAGGATATACGATGGGGGCAGATTAAGGCCAATATACATATGGACTATACTCGACATAGTCAAGAACGTGCGCGAGCTAGGCCTAGTCCACCCAGACTACTACGACGGACTACCCCGTGTCGCGTGCCTAATGTGTCCCTACAAGGCGCTTCACGAGTTCAGCGAGAAGGAGATAGACATACTGGAGGACCCAGGGCTAATAGAGGACGCCATCAAGACTAGCTACCGGCGCTACTATACCGGCACCGGCATCCCATGGGAGGAGTTCCGCAGCCAGCACCTATGGAGACACCACCCAGTAGTAGCGAAGAAGCTCTACACCGCCAAGAAGATACTAGACAGCATGAACCTAGAGGAGGTAGGCCGCGACACAATAGAGTCGGTGTACAAGAGCCTCTGGACTAACCCGCTCCCCGAGGCAGACCGCATAAACCCGGACGACGCCGTCAAGGTAATAGGACAAGTGGTTGCAGCAGCGTACGAGGAGGCAGTAGCCAAGGCTAGCGAGGCGGCCAGGCTGGTGCAGGCCGAGCGCCTCATGGAGGAAGAAGCCATAGGCTGTGCGTGTGGAAGCGTGTAG
- a CDS encoding 30S ribosomal protein S17e — translation MGKVRIGVVKRTARRLITMYPDLFTEDFEHNKRVVANLVETPSKKLRNQIAGYVTRLVRLYKRTGQLQYLIEQQHAEETRAALFGQAQQEQTQQQTETPSPQA, via the coding sequence ATGGGCAAGGTGCGGATTGGAGTCGTCAAGCGTACAGCACGTAGGCTCATAACAATGTATCCTGACCTATTTACCGAGGATTTTGAACACAATAAGCGTGTTGTCGCAAACCTCGTAGAGACCCCGTCAAAGAAGCTAAGGAACCAGATAGCTGGCTATGTGACAAGGCTGGTAAGGCTATACAAGAGGACAGGCCAGCTACAGTACCTAATAGAGCAGCAGCACGCCGAAGAGACTAGAGCCGCGCTCTTCGGCCAGGCCCAGCAGGAGCAGACACAGCAGCAGACCGAGACGCCATCGCCACAAGCTTAA
- a CDS encoding phosphoribosyltransferase produces MVDQPHPEPVKFKPVTWREVEEGCAKIAEQISSRGIKVDVIVGVLRGGWIPARLLSDYLGTPTMGALEVKFYRGIGETAERPVVTQPLIVDIRDKVVLVVDDVADTGKTLNIAINFLTHYGPRKILTAALYLKPWSMHRPDFYAEETDAWIVFPWDKAETVEELVRKKGLSLEEVSKITGEDIEFIEKIFNTRRMGADSTRNR; encoded by the coding sequence ATGGTAGACCAGCCTCATCCAGAGCCTGTCAAGTTTAAGCCGGTTACATGGCGTGAGGTCGAGGAAGGCTGTGCTAAGATAGCAGAGCAGATCTCCAGCAGAGGCATAAAGGTGGATGTGATAGTCGGTGTGCTGAGAGGCGGGTGGATCCCAGCACGGCTGCTCTCTGACTACCTCGGCACTCCCACTATGGGCGCCTTAGAGGTCAAGTTCTACCGCGGCATCGGCGAGACTGCAGAGCGCCCCGTCGTAACTCAGCCACTCATAGTCGATATTAGGGACAAAGTCGTCCTTGTAGTAGACGATGTAGCCGACACTGGCAAGACCCTTAACATAGCTATCAACTTTCTAACACATTATGGTCCCCGCAAGATACTTACAGCTGCACTGTATCTTAAGCCATGGTCTATGCACAGGCCAGACTTCTACGCCGAGGAGACTGATGCATGGATAGTATTCCCGTGGGATAAAGCTGAGACTGTAGAGGAGCTAGTGAGGAAGAAGGGACTGAGCCTAGAGGAGGTATCAAAGATTACAGGTGAGGACATTGAATTCATCGAAAAGATCTTTAACACGCGTAGAATGGGTGCAGACTCTACCAGGAATAGGTAG
- the tpiA gene encoding triose-phosphate isomerase, producing the protein MGTVLLSSLHAYYTSRTEATRDYKGIPVLAVNYKAYPTAFGETGLAIALTAEKLAEEYDGIIRFILAVPATEIVRISESTDKALVYAQHADPVEPGAHTGYLPLEALKEAGAKGTLLNHSEHRIRLSDIDTIVRRATQLGLETLVCADTPTAAAAAAILSPTMIAVEPPELIGTGVPVSKAKPEVITSTIQLVRMVNPDVPILAGAGITTGEDAATAIKLGANGVLVASAVMKAKDPEAKLLELAEALAKAAEKKSQQ; encoded by the coding sequence ATGGGCACAGTTCTACTCTCATCGCTCCACGCGTACTATACATCCCGTACAGAGGCAACGAGAGACTACAAGGGTATACCGGTACTAGCTGTCAACTACAAGGCCTACCCCACAGCCTTCGGCGAAACCGGGCTAGCAATAGCGCTCACAGCTGAGAAGCTCGCAGAGGAGTACGACGGCATAATCCGCTTCATACTAGCCGTACCGGCTACAGAAATCGTGCGAATAAGCGAGTCAACAGACAAGGCACTAGTCTACGCACAGCATGCCGACCCAGTAGAGCCCGGCGCCCACACCGGCTACCTCCCCCTAGAGGCGTTGAAAGAAGCAGGCGCAAAGGGTACACTACTAAACCACAGCGAGCACCGCATCAGGCTAAGCGACATAGACACAATAGTCCGGCGCGCCACCCAGCTAGGCCTCGAGACACTCGTCTGCGCAGACACACCCACAGCAGCAGCAGCAGCGGCAATACTATCCCCCACGATGATAGCCGTAGAGCCCCCAGAGCTCATAGGCACCGGCGTACCAGTCTCCAAAGCCAAGCCCGAGGTCATAACATCAACCATACAGCTAGTACGCATGGTGAACCCAGACGTACCCATACTAGCAGGAGCAGGCATAACAACCGGAGAAGACGCAGCCACAGCCATAAAGCTCGGCGCCAACGGCGTCCTAGTAGCATCAGCAGTCATGAAAGCCAAGGACCCCGAAGCAAAACTCCTAGAGCTAGCCGAAGCACTCGCAAAAGCAGCAGAGAAGAAGAGCCAGCAGTAG
- the fbp gene encoding fructose-1,6-bisphosphate aldolase/phosphatase, with protein MTNERLVTVSVIKADIGSIAGHHKVHPDTMAAAARVLAEAKRKGLIIDYYVTHVGDDLELIMTHRKGVDNPDIHGLAWDAFKKAAEVAKELGLYAAGQDLLSDAFSGNVRGLGPGVAEMEFEERPSEPIVVFMADKTEPGAFNFPLFRIFADPFNTAGLVIDPKMHDGFKFEVLDLYEGKYVVLNAPEEMYDLLALIGTPSRYVIKRIYRKRDDEIAAVVSSEKLNLIAGRYVGKDDPVAIVRAQSGFPALGEILEPFSFPHLVAGWMRGSHWGPLMPVGLRDAKCTRFDGPPRIIALGFNITKGRLIGPVDLFDDPAFDEARRLAQQIADYMRRHGPFMPHRLSPEDMEYTTMPQVLEKLKNRFVEAKDYAKAGQAKAQGEVHE; from the coding sequence ATGACAAACGAGAGACTTGTGACAGTTAGTGTAATAAAGGCTGACATTGGCAGCATCGCGGGCCACCACAAGGTGCATCCAGACACTATGGCGGCTGCTGCCCGCGTCCTAGCAGAGGCTAAGAGGAAGGGACTAATCATAGACTATTACGTAACCCATGTGGGCGACGACCTAGAGCTAATAATGACTCATCGTAAGGGCGTTGACAACCCCGACATACATGGCCTAGCGTGGGATGCCTTCAAGAAGGCGGCAGAGGTTGCCAAGGAGCTAGGCCTCTATGCAGCCGGCCAGGACCTCCTGAGCGACGCGTTCTCCGGCAACGTCCGCGGCCTAGGACCAGGAGTAGCCGAGATGGAGTTCGAAGAGAGGCCCAGCGAGCCGATAGTAGTATTCATGGCCGACAAGACCGAGCCAGGCGCTTTCAACTTCCCCCTGTTCAGGATATTCGCTGATCCCTTCAACACAGCAGGCCTAGTAATAGACCCTAAGATGCACGACGGCTTCAAGTTCGAGGTGCTAGACCTCTACGAGGGCAAGTACGTGGTGCTGAACGCTCCCGAGGAGATGTATGATCTACTGGCACTCATAGGCACGCCGAGCCGCTACGTCATAAAGAGGATATACAGGAAGCGCGACGATGAGATAGCAGCTGTAGTAAGCAGCGAGAAGCTAAACCTGATAGCAGGCCGCTACGTAGGCAAGGACGACCCGGTAGCCATAGTACGCGCCCAGAGCGGGTTCCCAGCCCTAGGCGAGATTCTAGAGCCCTTCAGCTTCCCGCACCTCGTAGCAGGCTGGATGAGAGGCAGCCACTGGGGCCCACTAATGCCCGTAGGCCTACGCGACGCTAAGTGCACCAGGTTCGACGGCCCACCCAGGATAATAGCCCTAGGCTTCAACATAACCAAGGGCAGGCTCATAGGCCCAGTAGACCTCTTCGACGACCCAGCATTCGACGAGGCACGCCGCCTAGCACAGCAGATAGCCGACTACATGAGGCGCCACGGCCCATTCATGCCACACAGGCTAAGCCCCGAGGACATGGAGTACACCACTATGCCACAGGTACTAGAGAAGCTCAAGAACCGCTTCGTAGAAGCCAAGGACTACGCCAAAGCCGGGCAGGCCAAGGCACAGGGCGAGGTCCACGAGTAG
- a CDS encoding ribosome biogenesis/translation initiation ATPase RLI translates to MTRVAVIDYELCKPSKCNQECIAFCPVNLTGGTAIEMDKMRRKPVIYEETCIGCGICIKKCPFKAISIVNLPDELERMLVHRYGVNGFKLYGLPIPREGKILGVIGKNGAGKSTALRILAGELRPNLGRTEGQPPGWDEIIKQFRGTELQNYFRILAEGKIRAAHKIQYVDMVPRRVRGKLATLLEKADERGIWKELAKELNIAHLLDRDIRQLSGGELQRFLIAAVLSKDANLYLFDEPSSYLDIRERIRVARTIRRYVPNNSYVVVVEHDIAMLDYLSDHVVVMYGEPGVYGIASKPYGVRAGINHFLKGYLPAENMRIRSEPIRYTISFTQQELQEARRYIGWGRLVVRLGGFTLEAEPGELHEGEVLGVVGPNGIGKTTFVRTLAGEIKPAEGSIDKPEGQLRISYKPQYVNPDTFGDITVEQLLREANPSTLSPGSWLNVEIVRRLRVDRLLDRRVSELSGGELQKVAVATALAREADIYLLDEPSAYLDVEERLSVAKAIRRLTEARGAAAIIVEHDIAVQDYIANRILVFTGAPGSHGRASKPLPLPEGMNLFLRELGITIRKDPETGRPRINKEDSFLDRMQKRLGKYYYIPRPGEKEEKEEE, encoded by the coding sequence GTGACAAGGGTCGCTGTCATCGACTACGAGCTTTGTAAGCCCAGTAAGTGTAACCAGGAGTGTATAGCGTTCTGCCCTGTGAACCTGACCGGAGGAACCGCTATAGAGATGGACAAGATGCGCAGGAAGCCCGTCATATACGAGGAGACTTGTATAGGCTGCGGTATCTGCATAAAGAAGTGCCCCTTCAAGGCGATAAGCATTGTCAACCTGCCAGACGAGCTAGAGCGTATGCTTGTCCACCGCTACGGTGTGAACGGGTTCAAGCTCTACGGCCTGCCTATACCCCGTGAGGGCAAGATACTGGGCGTCATAGGTAAGAATGGGGCCGGCAAATCTACCGCTCTACGCATACTAGCGGGAGAGCTACGCCCTAACCTGGGTAGGACCGAGGGCCAGCCTCCCGGCTGGGACGAGATTATCAAGCAGTTCCGGGGCACCGAGCTACAGAACTACTTCAGGATACTTGCCGAGGGCAAGATAAGGGCCGCCCACAAGATACAGTATGTTGACATGGTTCCACGGCGTGTACGCGGCAAGCTCGCTACTCTCCTCGAGAAAGCGGACGAGCGTGGAATATGGAAGGAGCTAGCCAAGGAGCTCAACATAGCACATCTCCTCGACCGTGATATACGCCAGCTTAGCGGTGGAGAACTACAGCGCTTCCTGATAGCTGCCGTTCTGAGCAAAGACGCTAACCTCTACCTATTCGACGAGCCTAGCAGCTACCTGGATATACGCGAGCGCATCCGCGTCGCGAGAACCATACGCCGCTACGTGCCCAACAACAGCTACGTTGTCGTCGTAGAGCATGATATAGCTATGCTCGACTACCTATCAGACCACGTAGTCGTGATGTATGGTGAGCCGGGAGTCTACGGTATAGCCTCTAAGCCCTACGGAGTCCGTGCAGGAATAAACCACTTCCTCAAAGGCTACCTGCCAGCCGAGAACATGAGGATAAGGAGCGAGCCCATAAGATACACTATCAGCTTCACACAGCAAGAGCTCCAGGAAGCGCGGCGCTACATAGGCTGGGGCCGGCTAGTTGTACGTCTAGGCGGCTTCACCCTCGAGGCAGAGCCCGGCGAGCTCCACGAGGGAGAAGTCCTAGGCGTAGTCGGGCCAAACGGTATAGGCAAGACTACATTTGTGCGCACCCTAGCGGGGGAGATCAAGCCAGCCGAGGGCAGCATAGACAAGCCTGAAGGCCAGCTACGGATAAGCTACAAGCCACAGTACGTAAACCCCGACACCTTCGGTGACATCACCGTAGAACAGCTGCTAAGGGAGGCTAACCCATCAACCCTCTCGCCCGGCTCTTGGCTAAACGTTGAGATAGTTAGGAGGCTGCGCGTCGACCGGCTACTCGACAGGAGAGTGTCCGAGCTCAGCGGTGGCGAGCTGCAGAAGGTTGCCGTGGCCACTGCGCTAGCTAGAGAGGCTGACATATACCTGCTCGACGAGCCCTCGGCGTACCTAGACGTAGAGGAGCGGCTATCCGTGGCCAAGGCTATCCGCAGGCTCACAGAGGCGCGGGGCGCAGCCGCCATAATAGTGGAGCACGACATAGCCGTCCAGGACTATATAGCTAACCGGATACTCGTGTTCACCGGCGCACCAGGCAGCCACGGCAGAGCCTCTAAGCCGCTACCACTCCCTGAGGGCATGAACCTGTTCCTTCGCGAGCTCGGCATAACTATACGAAAAGACCCAGAGACCGGGAGACCACGGATCAACAAGGAGGACAGCTTCCTCGACCGTATGCAGAAGCGTCTAGGCAAATACTACTACATCCCCAGGCCAGGCGAGAAGGAAGAGAAGGAGGAAGAATAG
- a CDS encoding nucleoside phosphorylase, with product MDLGGVPVLRSIKGVYRGKTICIVQLYFGAPASAMALELLIAMGAKWFVVYGAAGAVHPSVRVYDIVVPTWGIREEGTSYHYLPPCAVPKPGQRITRILQHELRRAAEQLGVKLHTGGVWTTDAIFRETRDKVQKYSAMGALAVDMESTALMTIAMYRRVELAVALVITDELHREEWHTKWNVHGDRERRIEREVVAAAIRALSEA from the coding sequence GTGGATCTGGGAGGGGTACCTGTTCTCCGGAGCATAAAAGGCGTATACAGGGGCAAGACTATCTGTATCGTACAGCTCTACTTCGGCGCACCAGCCTCAGCCATGGCGCTAGAACTGCTAATAGCCATGGGCGCCAAGTGGTTCGTAGTCTACGGCGCCGCCGGCGCGGTGCATCCGAGCGTAAGGGTGTACGACATAGTAGTGCCAACATGGGGCATAAGAGAGGAGGGAACCAGCTACCACTACTTACCCCCATGCGCGGTGCCAAAGCCGGGCCAGAGAATAACCAGGATCCTGCAACACGAGCTGCGCCGCGCAGCCGAGCAGCTGGGAGTAAAGCTACACACAGGCGGTGTATGGACTACTGATGCTATCTTCCGTGAAACCCGGGACAAGGTCCAGAAGTACAGCGCCATGGGGGCCCTAGCAGTCGACATGGAGAGCACAGCGCTAATGACCATAGCCATGTACAGGAGGGTCGAGCTAGCCGTGGCACTCGTCATAACAGATGAGCTACATAGAGAAGAATGGCACACAAAGTGGAACGTACACGGAGACAGGGAGAGAAGAATAGAAAGAGAAGTAGTGGCAGCAGCTATAAGAGCCCTATCAGAAGCCTAG
- the hemB gene encoding porphobilinogen synthase, with the protein MPLFPELRPRRLRLTKSIRDLVAETTLTVNDLIYPVFVREGIDEPEPIDAMPGQYRYPVEKVTDLVSRALELGVKAIILFGVPPAEKKDHIGTPAYDPKGPVPKAVKAIRREFGEEPVIFTDVCICGYTSHGHCGIPIEKRGRKLIDNDSTLKVIARMAVAHAEAGADFVAPSGMMDGMVQAIRGALDKEGFTEVGIMSYAVKYASGFYGPFRAAAESAPKFGDRRSYQMDPRNAMEAIKEVILDVEEGADILMVKPALAYLDVIRLVKENFPHYPLAAYNVSGEYSMVKAAAEKGWIDEKLVTLEILTAIKRAGADLILTYHALDVARWLREGYNPF; encoded by the coding sequence GTGCCTCTCTTCCCCGAGCTACGCCCCCGCCGGCTACGCTTGACAAAGAGCATCAGGGATCTAGTCGCGGAGACGACGCTCACGGTAAACGATCTAATCTACCCAGTGTTTGTCCGCGAGGGCATAGACGAGCCAGAGCCCATAGACGCTATGCCTGGCCAGTACCGCTACCCCGTCGAGAAGGTCACAGACCTCGTCTCCAGAGCCCTAGAGCTGGGAGTCAAGGCGATAATACTGTTCGGTGTGCCGCCAGCCGAGAAGAAGGACCACATCGGCACACCGGCCTACGACCCTAAGGGCCCCGTACCCAAAGCGGTTAAGGCTATCCGTAGAGAATTCGGCGAAGAGCCCGTGATATTCACCGACGTGTGTATATGCGGGTACACAAGTCACGGCCACTGCGGCATACCCATAGAGAAGCGTGGCAGGAAACTCATAGACAACGACTCAACGCTCAAGGTTATAGCCCGGATGGCGGTAGCCCACGCAGAGGCTGGCGCGGACTTCGTGGCACCCTCTGGCATGATGGACGGTATGGTCCAGGCTATACGCGGGGCACTAGACAAGGAGGGCTTTACAGAAGTAGGCATAATGAGCTACGCCGTCAAATACGCTAGTGGGTTCTACGGCCCATTCCGCGCGGCGGCAGAGTCGGCACCGAAGTTCGGCGACCGTAGAAGCTACCAGATGGACCCACGCAATGCTATGGAGGCGATAAAGGAGGTCATACTAGACGTGGAGGAGGGCGCAGACATACTAATGGTCAAGCCAGCTCTAGCCTATCTTGACGTGATAAGGCTCGTGAAGGAGAACTTCCCCCATTACCCGCTAGCAGCCTACAACGTGAGCGGCGAGTACTCCATGGTGAAGGCGGCGGCTGAGAAGGGATGGATAGACGAGAAGCTGGTAACCCTAGAGATACTAACAGCAATAAAGAGGGCTGGTGCAGACCTAATACTAACCTACCACGCGCTTGACGTGGCCAGGTGGCTCAGAGAGGGCTACAACCCCTTCTAG
- a CDS encoding nitrilase-related carbon-nitrogen hydrolase → MRVRVGILQYTPGRSPRESSARVKELLGGMNVEADVVLLPEYANVYPAGIPTGELRGRAESIEESVFAGALEWAAAEYGVYVFSGFLEKSGDCIYSSVVMARPSGGVEAVYRKVMLFDALGYRESDVLCRGGDPPRLVEAAGLRVGAIVCFELRFPEMARGLALQGAELVLVPAAWYRGPGKEEQLRFLAQARASENTVYLAVASMAGPDFVGRSMLVDPMGFVAVDAGAREAYVEAVVDKDYLRDVRKALPLLELQPVARRAMELALEKAEPAEDDRGG, encoded by the coding sequence TTGCGGGTTAGGGTCGGCATTCTCCAGTATACGCCAGGCCGTAGCCCCAGGGAAAGCAGTGCGCGCGTCAAGGAGCTGCTTGGTGGTATGAACGTCGAGGCGGATGTTGTCCTGCTCCCCGAGTATGCTAACGTCTACCCGGCGGGCATCCCAACGGGAGAGCTACGGGGGAGAGCGGAGAGCATAGAGGAGAGCGTCTTCGCAGGAGCCCTAGAGTGGGCTGCGGCGGAGTACGGTGTCTATGTGTTTTCGGGCTTCCTCGAGAAGAGTGGCGATTGCATCTACAGCTCTGTGGTTATGGCGCGGCCTAGTGGCGGCGTAGAGGCTGTCTACCGGAAGGTTATGCTCTTCGATGCCCTGGGCTACCGGGAGTCGGATGTACTGTGCCGCGGCGGTGACCCGCCTAGGCTGGTTGAGGCGGCGGGGCTCCGTGTGGGCGCTATCGTGTGTTTCGAGCTACGGTTCCCCGAGATGGCTCGGGGCCTCGCCCTCCAGGGCGCTGAGCTGGTCTTGGTGCCGGCTGCCTGGTACCGGGGGCCGGGTAAGGAGGAGCAGCTCCGCTTCCTAGCGCAGGCTAGGGCTTCAGAGAACACTGTCTACCTGGCTGTTGCCTCGATGGCGGGCCCCGACTTCGTGGGACGGAGCATGCTGGTGGACCCTATGGGCTTCGTCGCCGTCGACGCGGGGGCACGGGAGGCCTATGTCGAGGCGGTGGTCGACAAGGACTACCTGCGCGATGTGCGGAAGGCGCTACCGCTTCTCGAGCTACAGCCCGTAGCCAGGCGGGCTATGGAGCTGGCTCTAGAGAAGGCCGAGCCTGCCGAGGACGATCGTGGCGGCTAA
- a CDS encoding RsmB/NOP family class I SAM-dependent RNA methyltransferase, with amino-acid sequence MVLPEEVAARILSETVRRRASLRDTAARFFAQNPELDYMKPIVRVLTLGVARNYMLLDKVLERLGYGPPSHSTRWMLARTLAYEAVSGKLKPSRARKLAPKAGLDADKILELRGAEPREFVRGLGGVEKLSVLYSFPRWMVEELLEAEIPELPRLLEALNRDPVRWIRVKPGVDIEWLRERLQGQGVEIEPDRDLPDMARIVSGDSKATRTEEYQKGLYILQDKASALVSWVARPQGRIAVDPTAGAAVKASHMAWLGARYVVAGDVKPERIGEAKRTLGRLAVGHLVDLVAGDARQPYLRGFGVAVVDPPCSDVGRLQYEPEVKLWLTRGDIHYFRRLQLRIASAVVEAAPPGSTIVYSVCTLTRSETIWVIRRLLERHSDVELAEPEPVLGEKPRRLPRSQRLLPHLHATQGFFIAKLAKL; translated from the coding sequence ATGGTGCTTCCAGAGGAGGTTGCGGCAAGAATACTCTCAGAGACCGTACGTCGCCGCGCCTCGCTACGCGACACGGCGGCGAGGTTCTTTGCCCAGAACCCAGAGCTAGACTATATGAAGCCAATAGTGAGAGTACTTACCCTCGGCGTGGCGCGCAACTACATGCTCCTCGACAAGGTCCTTGAGAGGCTGGGGTATGGGCCTCCGAGCCACTCTACGCGCTGGATGCTCGCCAGGACGCTAGCCTACGAAGCGGTTAGCGGCAAGCTGAAGCCCAGTAGAGCGCGGAAGCTAGCCCCCAAGGCCGGGCTAGACGCCGACAAGATACTCGAGCTGAGGGGCGCCGAGCCGCGGGAGTTCGTGCGCGGCCTCGGCGGGGTCGAGAAGCTCAGTGTGCTCTACAGCTTCCCCCGCTGGATGGTAGAGGAGCTCCTGGAGGCAGAGATACCAGAGCTACCCAGGCTACTAGAAGCGCTGAACAGGGACCCCGTGCGCTGGATACGCGTGAAGCCCGGAGTGGACATCGAGTGGCTCCGGGAGAGGCTCCAGGGCCAAGGGGTCGAGATAGAGCCCGACAGAGACCTGCCAGACATGGCTCGCATAGTGTCGGGCGACTCGAAGGCGACTCGCACGGAGGAGTACCAGAAGGGCCTCTACATACTACAGGATAAGGCCTCGGCGCTGGTCTCCTGGGTCGCCCGGCCCCAGGGCAGGATAGCGGTAGACCCTACGGCTGGCGCTGCGGTGAAGGCGAGCCACATGGCCTGGCTCGGGGCCCGCTACGTGGTAGCAGGCGATGTCAAGCCCGAGCGCATAGGAGAGGCCAAGAGGACGCTAGGCCGGCTGGCCGTCGGCCACCTGGTCGACCTCGTAGCCGGGGATGCGCGGCAGCCGTATCTACGCGGGTTTGGCGTAGCAGTCGTAGACCCGCCTTGCAGCGACGTGGGCCGGCTCCAGTACGAGCCGGAGGTAAAGCTCTGGCTCACACGTGGGGACATACACTACTTCCGCAGGCTCCAGCTCCGCATAGCCTCAGCAGTGGTCGAGGCAGCGCCGCCCGGCAGCACCATAGTGTACAGTGTCTGTACCCTAACGCGTAGCGAGACAATATGGGTCATAAGAAGGCTGCTTGAACGCCACAGCGACGTCGAGCTCGCGGAGCCAGAGCCAGTGCTGGGTGAGAAGCCACGCCGCCTACCCCGGAGCCAGCGCCTACTACCACACCTGCACGCGACGCAGGGCTTCTTCATAGCCAAGCTGGCTAAGCTATAG